Proteins encoded within one genomic window of Terriglobales bacterium:
- a CDS encoding Crp/Fnr family transcriptional regulator yields MATRHSAVRKRRKSSASRTAVHPAATREMVPSPAAFALPERSVAFDPSLVLTKLRAGKTSQEYQGDETVFSQGDAADSVFYIQSGKVKLTVVSKRGKEAVVAILQESSFFGEGCLAGQPVRMSTARSVQRSTIIRVEKPVMLGLLHKEPEFAERFLAYLLSRNIRMEADLVDHLFNSSEKRLARLLLLLANFGQESKPIPIIAKMSQETLAEMIGTTRSRVSFFLNRFRDLGFIDYNGGGMHVHSSLVSVVLHD; encoded by the coding sequence ATGGCGACCAGACACAGCGCTGTTCGCAAGCGCCGGAAGTCTTCGGCTAGCCGCACCGCAGTTCACCCGGCAGCAACTCGCGAAATGGTGCCCAGTCCAGCGGCTTTCGCGTTGCCTGAACGGAGCGTTGCATTCGATCCCAGCCTCGTCCTGACAAAGCTCAGGGCTGGAAAAACCAGTCAGGAGTATCAAGGTGATGAGACCGTCTTTTCGCAAGGCGATGCAGCGGATTCGGTATTCTACATCCAGAGCGGCAAAGTGAAGCTCACAGTTGTATCGAAGCGTGGTAAGGAAGCCGTTGTTGCGATCCTCCAAGAAAGCAGCTTCTTTGGCGAGGGGTGTCTGGCCGGCCAACCCGTTCGCATGTCCACCGCGAGATCCGTCCAGCGCAGCACCATTATCCGAGTGGAGAAGCCGGTAATGTTAGGCTTGCTCCATAAAGAACCGGAATTTGCCGAGCGCTTTCTAGCTTACCTGCTTTCTCGGAATATTCGCATGGAAGCTGACCTTGTGGACCACCTTTTCAATTCCAGCGAAAAACGGCTTGCCCGCCTCCTCCTGCTACTTGCGAACTTTGGCCAGGAATCCAAACCGATACCGATTATCGCGAAGATGAGCCAGGAAACACTAGCCGAAATGATCGGGACGACCCGATCGAGGGTCAGTTTCTTTCTGAATCGGTTCAGGGATCTGGGCTTCATTGACTACAACGGCGGGGGCATGCACGTTCACAGTTCACTTGTGAGCGTCGTGCTTCATGACTAA
- a CDS encoding lipid-binding SYLF domain-containing protein: MLLVALLSMAGLSWADTDRESSTDRLDKAGKVLQEIMAAPDSGIPEEVLEHARCIAVVPHMIKGGFVFGGQNGRGVATCRTASGWSAPAFFAITGGSWGLQIGLEGVDLVMIIQNEKGMQRLLASKFQLGADASAAAGPVGRHASAETNWKLETEILTYSRAKGAFAGLTVNGASIRRDDDSMKAIYGRHVTTKSVLLGKVAVPAVAQTFLDAVRGAKAQAVAEAGKD; encoded by the coding sequence ATGTTGTTAGTTGCATTGCTGAGTATGGCTGGCCTGAGTTGGGCGGACACAGATCGCGAGTCATCGACTGATCGTCTAGACAAGGCAGGCAAAGTTCTCCAGGAAATTATGGCTGCGCCGGATAGCGGCATCCCGGAAGAGGTGCTGGAACATGCAAGGTGCATAGCCGTGGTACCGCACATGATTAAGGGTGGTTTTGTGTTTGGCGGGCAGAACGGCAGAGGCGTAGCTACATGCCGAACCGCGTCCGGATGGAGCGCACCAGCATTCTTTGCCATCACTGGCGGTAGCTGGGGATTGCAGATCGGTCTCGAGGGTGTGGATCTGGTGATGATTATTCAGAATGAAAAAGGGATGCAGCGGTTGTTAGCCAGCAAATTCCAACTGGGAGCAGATGCGTCGGCTGCGGCTGGGCCAGTAGGTCGTCATGCGTCAGCCGAAACCAACTGGAAGCTGGAAACCGAGATACTGACCTACTCGCGAGCCAAAGGCGCTTTTGCTGGGCTTACCGTGAACGGCGCTTCGATTCGTCGAGATGACGATTCCATGAAGGCAATTTATGGGCGTCATGTAACGACCAAGTCCGTTTTGCTGGGCAAAGTTGCGGTACCTGCCGTAGCTCAAACGTTCCTCGATGCAGTGCGCGGCGCCAAGGCGCAGGCCGTAGCTGAGGCTGGAAAAGACTAG